A single genomic interval of Canis lupus dingo isolate Sandy chromosome 6, ASM325472v2, whole genome shotgun sequence harbors:
- the C6H16orf54 gene encoding transmembrane protein C16orf54 homolog: protein MPSTPEQPSGQQEGLPVSELVPWPPLPCGPCIPIMLALASLAALFLLTTAVLAERLFRRSLHSDPGNHAPTLVWRPGGELWIEPRGTARERSEDWYGSAVPLLMDRPPDPPTPGGTLEARATAPPVPLAPLTPPGSLAPHTPHRAPACNTFWGPQASEERPYAPGLVSWAEPEQRPEANMHLGSPQAQRQRLGSPDFEWGLQPRVTLEQISAFWRREGRTSVGF, encoded by the coding sequence ATGCCTTCAACACCAGAGCAGCCCTCTGGGCAACAGGAGGGACTCCCTGTGTCCGAACTGGTTCCGTGGCCCCCACTGCCCTGCGGACCCTGCATCCCCATCATGCTGGCCCTGGCCTCCCTCGCCGCACTCTTCCTCCTAACCACAGCCGTGTTGGCCGAACGCCTGTTCCGTCGCTCTCTGCACTCGGACCCTGGCAACCACGCACCCACCCTGGTCTGGCGCCCTGGAGGAGAACTGTGGATCGAGCCCAGGGGTACTGCCCGAGAGCGCTCAGAGGACTGGTATGGCTCTGCAGTCCCCTTGCTCATGGACCGGCCCCCAGACCCTCCCACCCCTGGGGGCACATTGGAGGCCAGAGCCACAGCCCCACCTGTCCCTTTAGCCCCACTCACCCCTCCTGGCTCCTTGGCCCCCCATACCCCACACAGGGCCCCAGCCTGCAACACCTTCTGGGGGCCCCAGGCGTCAGAGGAGAGGCCCTACGCCCCAGGCCTGGTAAGCTGGGCTGAGCCTGAACAGAGGCCAGAGGCCAACATGCATCTGGGGAGCCCCCAGGCCCAGAGGCAGCGACTAGGAAGCCCCGATTTTGAGTGGGGCCTCCAGCCTCGGGTCACCCTGGAGCAGATCTCAGCTTTCTGGAGGCGTGAAGGTCGGACCAGTGTGGGGTTCTGa